The window GGTTCAGTCTCTTTAAAATACTCAGCAATTTTTCTAATTTCCTGAAACGCATGATCACGATTAACAATACCGTTAATACTCGACACGTTTTGAACAATCGTCTGAGTTTGGGTTTGAGAGGGTTGGCCATTTGATGATTGAACCTGACCGTTATCTACTACGCTCCCGTTACCTTGATTAACTGGCTCTGAATTATGGCCTGTTCCTGAAATAGGTTCATTTTTGACGGCAACCGTCTGTTCCGATGCCGAAGGTATTGAATCGCTTTGCTCGCGCGTTTCGGTTGAGTTTTGGACAACGTGGAAGTTGTCGTCCAAAGGCCAAGGAGCGAATTTTTCTCCAACTAGGAAATGAATCGCTTTGATCAGGTCACGTACGTTGGTTTTGATAAAGTTGAAACTGATCACAGAGGCGCCAACAGCTTGGCACTTTTCAGCCAGGTTTTTCTCTGCCATTTCCAGATCACTATAGATACTGGCTAAATGGAAGAGTGTTTCTGAAACGCTTTGATCAAATGAGTTCAAGGCTGATTCTTTCAGCTCAGCGATGTTACCTTTTCGTTCGGCTGTGAGGTAATCCCCAAAAGTCACACCTGAACAAAAATCAAGCATTTGAAAAGGTATGTAAAGAGAACTGGAGTCCAGGGATTCACCAACTAGCTGAAGTAGAGCTTTAGCTCTGAACTCAGTGATTTCCTTTGCTTTTCCTGCATCATCAGAAGCTTTTAATTTAGCGTCTGGCAGCATTGGATTTAGCGTATCCCAAAATTGGTTGATGAAAAGGTTTAAAGCCGGGATAGCTGTAGCAAGGTTATGAAATGGCTGTGAAGTAAAAAGCTGGCTAGTGATGTACCAACCTAATATTTCTAAATCTTTAGACTGGGAGGTGAGTGTCTCTTCAGAAATTTTTCTTAGCTCAGCCCAGTTTTCAGTATTAGCGTCCACAATTGCTGGGTCAGAAGATGCATCAGGTGTTTCAACTAACTGACGAAATGAAGATTGAGCGCTATTGTAAACGTTTCTTAAACTGCGGTATGCGCTTCTATCCAATTTCAGGTAAGAGCCGGAGGGTTCATTATCCGAGATTGGAGTCAGTAAATGAGCAATTTCTGTCATACACGTCCTGTTAAAGTTCTTTGATATCTCGATCACATAAAGTGGTATTTCTAATAGTTATTACTTATGTTTCATATAAAATATTTAACATTTATATATTCTATCGCTTTTTCTTAAAAAGTCCTATGTAAAATAGATATTTACTCAAAAATTTGAACTTTATCCAACAAAATTACCCAATAAGCCGACTTTTCGAAACCTTATGAAATGCAAGGGTTTTATCCTCCAACCATTACGGTAGGCATACCCAAGACAATAGTACCCCCGTGGGCGGTTGTATCTCCCATACGCGCAGCAGGCTTATTCATGATAAGTACAGTAGCACTGCCTTTGATGATGCTATCTGGGGGACCAACACAAACACACATATCCCCAAGCGTTGCTGCAGGCATATTGCCAATGAGAACCGTCGGTACACCAGGACCAACGATTGGGCCACCGACATGGGGGATTGGTGGAAGTGCGGGTGTCTGCATCGGGCAAACATGCATGTCAGTTAATCTTGCGGCTAACGTCATCGGCCACTCCTGTCATCTGTAACTTTATGATTGGCTGCCTTTGGCAAGCTCGAGAGCAATACCAATGGATTTCTTATAGTACTCGTTGGTTTTATCCCAATTGGGTAAGGCTGCGGAATGGTTGATTGCGCCCGCTACCGCTTTGGAATATAAGAAAGGGTCGGGAAGAACATTGGGTAAGTCAGGTGCAACAATACTGCCAGATCCGTTCCAAAATACGGCTTGAGCTAGCCAAGATGGCCCACAATTTAGTTGGAGCTTATTCGCAAAGAGTTCACTCTTTCTTCTCTGTTCTTCTGAAGGAGACTTGACCCAATCTTTGGCTGTTGAAATACATTGTTTTTGCATTGTAGACCACACATCACTTCTCGCATCGAGCGTATGTGCGCCCCACCAAATGGCCTCTCGAACAGGCAATCCGTGAGCAAGGAGCTGAACTAAGTCGAAATATAGCTCGCTTTCCAATAAAGCTTGAATAGAATCATCAATGTTGAATTCGTCATTAATCAGTGCTTGTGCTTCGTCGGAGCTCGAGAATCTGTCGAGCAACTGTCTGCCAGTTTGATATGGAATTTTTTTATACATGTTTCTGTCTTACCTGAATTTGTGCTTTAGTGTGGTTTAAATGCTAGCTATTGAATTCACTAATTCACCTTTACAATAGCACCCTTTAATTCACCAAGTACGCCGCCATTAAAAGTACCTTTTAGGCCTGATTTAAACTCGGCACTTAAAGAACCCTCAGCTGTGAGTGTGGTATCCGCTTTAATCGCGACACTGAGTCCTTTAATACTGTTGGAGCTTGTCGCTTCGAGAGCGGTTGTTACACCTGATATCTTGTTCGCGGATGTCGCCTTACTTGTTACGTTCATGCCTTCAAGGTTGAGTGCGCTACTAGCTTTGATATCAATGTTACTTGCTTCAATACTAATAGAAGATGAAGACATAGTGATTTTGCTGGACCCAACCTTTAGCTCAATCTTGTCATCCGCTTCTAGGGATATAGATTTACCTTTGGCAGTGATAGCTTTGTCTGAGTTGAGGGTGTAATTATCTTCTGTTGAGACGTTAACTTGTTTGGTGGTTTTCTGGATCAGTTCACCTTTAATGGTCTCTGTCAGGTTGTTCTCTATTTCTTTCGTGAAGTCTTTGGTTGCATGCATGTACAAGAGCTCATTGTCTTTCTTATCGTCAAAATAGAGCTCGTTAGCCAATCCGCTTAACTTAGTGCTAATGCCTGTTTTCGTTGAGTTAGCTTCTTTGTAAGGTGGTGGGTTTTTACTGTTATAAACGCTTCCTGTGATAATCGGTTGGTCTGGGTCACCATCAATAAAACTGACCAGTACTTCTTGTCCTACTCTTGGAATAAACTGAGCACCATAACCATTGCCAGCCATCATCTGAGCAACACGCACGTAGCAACTCGTTTTGTCTCCGGATGTTTGTGTATCCCAATGAAATTGAATGCGAACTCGACCTTGTTCATCTTGATTAATCTCACCTGCGGTATTGCCGGCTACGATGGCGCTTTGTAGTCCGTGTATTTTTGCCTTATCCGTCGGTGAAGGATAATTAGGAGTCGACGTGTCAAGAAGGGTGAGACGTGTTTGACAATGGTTTTCGGTGCTATAACTCGTGTGAAGTTCTGTGACTAAATAGTCACCGAGTTGATCTTTGTCTAAATGGGATGATAGCGAAAACCACTTGCCCAATTCAAATGAATCGTGTTGCGCTTCGGCTTCTACGGTTTGATAATTTTGCTCGAGCTGTTCAATGCGTCTTTTCACTAGGTTACTGGCAAGGTCTTCCATCCCACCAGTTATACCAAGGTTAGGGTAAAACTGTTTCGTTAGCTTTGTGTTGTTAGCTATTTTGTGACCGGATTTTTTCTGTTTGCTGCTCACGAGTTTAGTTTGTGAGTAATCATAGCTAGTCAGTTCGATACTGGAACCATGAAATTGACCTTGTGGCATCCATTTATCGATCAACGGATTGTTGCCTGAAGGGACTTCAATCATGTCCAGTTTACCGATATCTGACTTTTTATAAGGGCTCTGAGCGTCCTGTAGCATCATCACGTGATCTGAGTCGCTGTGTTGGAAAAAGTAATGAACCCCTTCTTCAGCAAGCAGGCGAGTTACGAAATCAAAGTCGCTTTCATCATATTGAACGCAATACTCTCGTTTGGATGAGGGCATGGTGCCAGCTTTAAACGAGCCACTGAAACCTGCTTGGGTTAACACATCTGAAACGATATCTTTAGTCGATTGGTTTTGATAAACACGGAAAGAGTGAGTGTGTATCAATAACCAAAACCACGGCCTTAGAGTGATGCGATAACTAGAATACTGCAGGTTACTGTCCATGCCCAATAATTGAACTTGCGTAACAATGCCGTTGAATACACGCGTGGCTGCTTGGTTGTTAGTGTCGTTAATAAAGCGTGTTATCGAAAGCTTTTGACCAAGCTGGTCATCAATTGAAAAATTTTTTGATATGAGTGTTAGTTCGATTTTAAAAGGCTTCGATAGGTACTCAGAAATAGCAAAATCGCTGACTGCATGCTCATTGCTTTTAGAATCTTTTGCCACAATCGCACTGGCAGAAGGGGAGAAATTATCCGTCATAGGCTCGCCTGATAATGCTCGAAGATGTTCTGATATTGTGTGGTATCAATATTAATGAACTGACTTGATTTGGAATTATGAGTCTAAATTTATAGCATAAATTTGATAATATATTAAGGTGTATTATAGCTTTCTTTGGAAGGCTGCTTCTTAATTTAGAAGTAGCCTGTATACCGAATCAACCTGAAGATGCAGGCTTGAGTACCAAAAATTACCGATTCATTCTCACCACAGCTTGCCTTAAGAGCTTCATCAGTCTCTATGAATCTAATTATATTTGCGGCAGAGCGATATTAGCCGATTGTGACAAAAGAACAGATATGGCAAACTATATTAGAGTACATAGAGTTTAATTATAATCGGGCGATAAAGCTCAATACTCTAGGTGTCTAAGCCTAATTTAACTTTGAAAAAATAATGCTCAATGTGTTGTCCTTTCTTGCAAAAGCAGAACACTTTCGTTTCTGAACTAATACAGCTAAATAATAAGAGTTTTATACATGCAAAATCAAAATCCAATGTACGCTGATATGTTGAGAGTATTCTCTAAAGCGGAGCTTGAAGGTGGATCTCTCTTTTCTAAACTTGTTGTTGTTGGCAAAACTGCAGGTCAACTAAAGGAAGTTAAAGGGGTAGTAGATAAGAGTATCGGACTTGGTAAGGCTCTTAACTACGCTGGAACTCACGGATTGTCATCAATCAATTCAAGTGCCGGCTACAAAATAGCGTCAGGCGCTGTTAAATCAGTTGCTAGCAGCGCTGCTATGAATAGCGATGAAAACTGGTTTATGAA is drawn from Vibrio sp. SNU_ST1 and contains these coding sequences:
- a CDS encoding ImpA family type VI secretion system protein, whose protein sequence is MTEIAHLLTPISDNEPSGSYLKLDRSAYRSLRNVYNSAQSSFRQLVETPDASSDPAIVDANTENWAELRKISEETLTSQSKDLEILGWYITSQLFTSQPFHNLATAIPALNLFINQFWDTLNPMLPDAKLKASDDAGKAKEITEFRAKALLQLVGESLDSSSLYIPFQMLDFCSGVTFGDYLTAERKGNIAELKESALNSFDQSVSETLFHLASIYSDLEMAEKNLAEKCQAVGASVISFNFIKTNVRDLIKAIHFLVGEKFAPWPLDDNFHVVQNSTETREQSDSIPSASEQTVAVKNEPISGTGHNSEPVNQGNGSVVDNGQVQSSNGQPSQTQTQTIVQNVSSINGIVNRDHAFQEIRKIAEYFKETEPHSPIAFLLERSIRWGYMSFPELLQEMIGNEQSVIAQINQMTGMDNLDELDLSGKPVPVITSAPEFAPVSKPTIEEPTKVTPVPISPNSTADTNQASESTSNSSSGSMQDFEW
- a CDS encoding type VI secretion system Vgr family protein; protein product: MTDNFSPSASAIVAKDSKSNEHAVSDFAISEYLSKPFKIELTLISKNFSIDDQLGQKLSITRFINDTNNQAATRVFNGIVTQVQLLGMDSNLQYSSYRITLRPWFWLLIHTHSFRVYQNQSTKDIVSDVLTQAGFSGSFKAGTMPSSKREYCVQYDESDFDFVTRLLAEEGVHYFFQHSDSDHVMMLQDAQSPYKKSDIGKLDMIEVPSGNNPLIDKWMPQGQFHGSSIELTSYDYSQTKLVSSKQKKSGHKIANNTKLTKQFYPNLGITGGMEDLASNLVKRRIEQLEQNYQTVEAEAQHDSFELGKWFSLSSHLDKDQLGDYLVTELHTSYSTENHCQTRLTLLDTSTPNYPSPTDKAKIHGLQSAIVAGNTAGEINQDEQGRVRIQFHWDTQTSGDKTSCYVRVAQMMAGNGYGAQFIPRVGQEVLVSFIDGDPDQPIITGSVYNSKNPPPYKEANSTKTGISTKLSGLANELYFDDKKDNELLYMHATKDFTKEIENNLTETIKGELIQKTTKQVNVSTEDNYTLNSDKAITAKGKSISLEADDKIELKVGSSKITMSSSSISIEASNIDIKASSALNLEGMNVTSKATSANKISGVTTALEATSSNSIKGLSVAIKADTTLTAEGSLSAEFKSGLKGTFNGGVLGELKGAIVKVN
- a CDS encoding PAAR domain-containing protein, with translation MTLAARLTDMHVCPMQTPALPPIPHVGGPIVGPGVPTVLIGNMPAATLGDMCVCVGPPDSIIKGSATVLIMNKPAARMGDTTAHGGTIVLGMPTVMVGG